In one Streptomyces sp. T12 genomic region, the following are encoded:
- a CDS encoding CopD family protein, whose translation MTLTRPSLGVSDGSAPRPRPGVGRAVAVLVLVALAALIPLLGPSATLDGTGEAAAPGAGGIALLRTVLIAALCVPLGELFVNRLARNVPGAPPHTPRSWAPYAAGAGFVAALGLASVVSTGNLVPHSPSDLDVGGLYASRDGKLALLEVNAFAVAGLCALSRRPATQVWPLAAVVVAEALRAHPTTEHSPLLGSGLTLVHLACASLWAGGLLHALRTLRGWGGAEAGAALLGLYARVAAVLLAAITATGVWSSLRRMPSDTILEQLTETAYGRALLAKVILVAAVAALALWARIKLHRAADPLTACSPARAEVVALGLVVALSGLLTALPVPIRW comes from the coding sequence GTGACGTTGACGAGACCTTCCCTTGGCGTGTCCGACGGGAGCGCGCCCAGACCGCGCCCCGGCGTGGGCCGAGCCGTCGCCGTTCTCGTCCTGGTGGCACTGGCGGCGTTGATCCCACTGCTCGGGCCGTCGGCCACGCTGGACGGTACCGGTGAGGCCGCCGCGCCCGGCGCCGGTGGGATCGCGCTGCTGCGTACGGTGCTGATCGCGGCGCTGTGCGTCCCGCTGGGCGAGCTGTTCGTGAACCGGCTGGCCCGAAATGTGCCGGGCGCTCCCCCGCACACGCCCCGCAGTTGGGCGCCGTACGCGGCCGGCGCCGGTTTCGTCGCCGCCCTCGGCCTCGCTTCGGTGGTCTCCACGGGCAACCTCGTGCCGCACAGCCCTTCCGACCTCGACGTCGGCGGCCTCTACGCGTCGCGCGACGGCAAGCTCGCGCTGCTGGAGGTCAACGCCTTCGCCGTGGCCGGGCTGTGCGCCCTCTCGCGCCGGCCCGCCACCCAGGTCTGGCCACTGGCCGCCGTCGTGGTCGCCGAGGCCCTGCGCGCCCACCCCACGACCGAGCACAGCCCGCTGCTCGGCTCCGGGCTGACGCTGGTGCACCTGGCCTGCGCGTCGCTCTGGGCCGGCGGGCTGCTGCACGCGCTGCGGACCCTGCGCGGCTGGGGCGGCGCGGAGGCGGGCGCGGCCCTGCTGGGGCTCTACGCGCGCGTGGCGGCCGTACTGCTCGCCGCCATCACGGCGACGGGGGTGTGGAGCTCGCTGCGCCGGATGCCGTCGGACACGATCCTGGAGCAGCTGACCGAGACGGCGTACGGGCGTGCCCTGCTGGCCAAGGTGATCCTGGTGGCGGCCGTGGCCGCACTCGCCCTGTGGGCACGGATCAAGCTGCACCGGGCGGCCGACCCGCTGACGGCCTGCTCGCCCGCACGGGCGGAGGTCGTCGCCCTCGGCCTGGTGGTGGCCCTGTCGGGACTGCTGACGGCGCTGCCGGTGCCGATCCGCTGGTGA
- a CDS encoding zinc-dependent alcohol dehydrogenase family protein: MRATTIHAPFDMRVEDVPDPVVQQPTDAVVRVLRACICGSDLWAYRGESARQPGQRIGHEFLGVVEETGSEVTGVERGDLVVAPFMWSDGVCDYCREGLNTSCEHGGFWGTVGSDGGQGEAVRVPYADGTLVRLPKDAASDDHLLSALLTLSDVMGTGHHAALGAGARPGATVAVVGDGAVGLCAVLAAKRLGAERIIALGRHQVRTDIARRFGATEVVAERGDAAVEAVRELTRGQGAHAVVEAVGTEQSMRTAVNITRDGGAIGFVGVPHGSGTGLDLGVMFDRNIALRGGVAPVRAYIPHLLPDVLDGTIDPSPVFDLTVGLEEVPAGYKAMDERTALKVQVTL, translated from the coding sequence ATGCGCGCCACCACCATTCACGCCCCGTTCGACATGCGTGTGGAGGACGTGCCCGATCCCGTGGTGCAGCAGCCCACCGACGCCGTGGTCCGGGTGCTGCGCGCCTGCATCTGCGGCAGCGACCTGTGGGCATACCGGGGGGAGTCGGCACGGCAGCCCGGCCAGCGCATCGGCCACGAGTTCCTCGGAGTCGTCGAGGAGACCGGCTCCGAGGTGACCGGTGTCGAGCGGGGTGACCTCGTCGTCGCGCCCTTCATGTGGTCCGACGGCGTCTGCGACTACTGCCGCGAGGGCCTCAACACCTCCTGCGAGCACGGCGGCTTCTGGGGCACCGTCGGCTCCGACGGCGGCCAGGGCGAGGCCGTGCGCGTCCCCTACGCCGACGGCACCCTCGTCCGGCTCCCCAAGGACGCCGCCTCCGACGACCACCTGCTCTCCGCCCTGCTGACCCTGTCCGACGTCATGGGCACCGGCCACCACGCCGCCCTCGGCGCCGGAGCCCGCCCGGGCGCCACGGTCGCCGTGGTGGGTGACGGCGCCGTAGGACTGTGCGCGGTGCTCGCCGCCAAGCGACTCGGTGCCGAGCGGATCATCGCGCTGGGCCGTCACCAGGTCCGCACGGACATCGCACGCCGCTTCGGCGCCACCGAGGTCGTCGCCGAGCGCGGGGACGCGGCCGTCGAGGCCGTACGCGAACTCACCCGCGGTCAGGGCGCACACGCCGTCGTCGAGGCCGTCGGCACCGAGCAGTCCATGCGTACGGCGGTCAACATCACCCGGGACGGCGGCGCCATCGGCTTCGTCGGTGTGCCGCACGGCAGCGGCACCGGCCTCGACCTCGGCGTCATGTTCGACCGCAACATCGCGCTCCGCGGCGGCGTCGCGCCGGTCCGCGCCTACATCCCGCACCTGCTGCCCGATGTCCTCGACGGCACGATCGACCCGTCGCCCGTCTTCGACCTGACGGTCGGACTGGAGGAGGTCCCCGCCGGCTACAAGGCGATGGACGAGCGCACGGCGCTCAAGGTGCAGGTCACCCTCTGA
- a CDS encoding VIT family protein: MTEPTHDEAHGGALGERLNWLRAAVLGANDGIVSTAGLVVGVAGATDDRSALLTAGLAGLLAGSMSMAAGEYVSVSTQRDSEKAALALEKRELRERPEAELEELAELLRRRGLSRDVAMEAAVQLTERDALKAHARVELGIDPDELTNPWHAAWASFLAFTAGALLPLLAMVLPPADRRLAVTVASVLAALALTGWSSARLGAAAPPRAVLRTVAGGALAMGVTYAAGALLGASGV; this comes from the coding sequence GTGACCGAACCGACGCATGACGAGGCCCACGGCGGCGCGCTGGGCGAGCGGCTGAACTGGCTGCGGGCGGCCGTTCTCGGGGCGAACGACGGCATCGTGTCGACCGCGGGACTCGTCGTCGGCGTGGCCGGCGCGACGGACGACCGCTCCGCCCTGCTCACGGCCGGGCTGGCCGGGCTGCTCGCCGGGTCGATGTCGATGGCGGCGGGGGAGTACGTCTCGGTGTCCACCCAGCGCGACTCGGAGAAGGCCGCGTTGGCCCTGGAGAAGCGGGAGTTGCGGGAGCGGCCGGAGGCGGAACTGGAGGAGCTGGCGGAACTGCTCCGGCGACGCGGGCTGTCCCGGGACGTGGCCATGGAGGCGGCCGTCCAGCTGACGGAACGGGACGCACTGAAGGCACACGCGCGCGTGGAGCTCGGCATCGACCCGGACGAGCTGACCAACCCGTGGCACGCGGCGTGGGCGAGCTTCCTGGCGTTCACGGCCGGGGCGCTGCTGCCGCTGCTCGCGATGGTGCTGCCACCGGCGGACCGGCGCCTGGCGGTCACCGTCGCCTCGGTACTGGCCGCCCTCGCCCTGACCGGCTGGAGCAGCGCCCGCCTGGGCGCCGCCGCCCCGCCCCGCGCGGTACTGCGCACTGTGGCGGGCGGCGCGCTGGCCATGGGCGTCACCTACGCGGCCGGGGCGCTGCTGGGGGCGTCGGGGGTGTAG
- a CDS encoding DEDDh family exonuclease, whose product MLEDLTTAASSPTAWPAAYPQGYAVVDVETTGLARDDRIISAAVYRLDARGEVEDHWYTLVNPERDPGPVWIHGLTSEMLDTAPLFQDIAEEFSTRLDGRVLVAHNAVFDWQMIAREYARAEREAPVRQRLCTIALSKELALPLPNHKLESLAAHFGVVQQRAHHALDDARVLAEAFRPSLRAAAAGSVRLPLQECRPLTEWRDTATPRVGQQAGGYGGSSSYGGSSGYRPTSWRPSRKRPACPYPNPGRYEEGKRLKQGMRVAFSGDTSIERDLLEDRAIEAGLHVSTSLSRLTSLLVTNDPDANTSKVVKARQYGTPVIDEAAFGQLLRDVEPASEQ is encoded by the coding sequence ATGCTCGAAGACCTTACGACCGCGGCGTCCTCCCCCACAGCGTGGCCGGCCGCGTATCCCCAGGGATACGCGGTCGTTGACGTGGAGACCACGGGCCTGGCCCGGGACGACCGGATAATCTCCGCGGCCGTCTACCGGCTGGACGCGCGCGGCGAGGTCGAGGACCACTGGTACACCCTGGTCAACCCGGAGCGGGACCCGGGCCCGGTCTGGATCCACGGTCTGACGAGCGAGATGCTCGACACGGCGCCCCTTTTCCAGGACATCGCCGAGGAGTTCTCGACCCGGCTCGACGGCCGGGTGCTCGTCGCACACAACGCCGTCTTCGACTGGCAGATGATCGCGCGCGAGTACGCGCGCGCGGAGCGCGAGGCCCCGGTACGTCAGCGCCTGTGCACCATCGCGCTGTCCAAGGAGCTGGCCCTGCCCCTGCCCAACCACAAGCTGGAGTCGCTCGCCGCCCACTTCGGCGTCGTACAGCAGCGCGCGCACCACGCGCTGGACGACGCGCGCGTGCTGGCGGAGGCGTTCCGGCCGAGCCTGCGGGCCGCGGCGGCGGGCAGCGTGCGGCTGCCGCTGCAGGAGTGCCGGCCGCTGACCGAGTGGCGGGACACCGCCACGCCCCGGGTCGGACAGCAGGCGGGCGGCTACGGCGGCTCCAGCAGCTACGGCGGCTCCAGCGGCTACCGGCCGACCAGTTGGCGGCCGTCCCGCAAGAGGCCTGCCTGCCCCTACCCCAACCCGGGGCGCTACGAAGAGGGCAAACGGCTCAAACAAGGCATGCGGGTCGCCTTCTCCGGCGACACGTCGATCGAGCGCGACCTGCTGGAGGACCGCGCGATCGAGGCCGGGCTGCATGTGTCGACGAGCCTGTCCCGGCTGACCAGCCTGCTCGTCACCAACGACCCGGACGCGAACACGTCGAAGGTGGTCAAGGCCCGCCAGTACGGGACGCCGGTGATCGACGAGGCGGCGTTCGGGCAACTCCTGCGGGACGTGGAACCGGCGTCGGAGCAGTGA
- a CDS encoding SURF1 family protein, with translation MYRFLLSRQWVILTLVALVLIPTMIRLGIWQMHRYEERSARNQLVADALGAKPVPVEKLTSPGHTVTTKERYRTVTAAGRFDTDREVVVRRRVNADEEVGFHVLTPFVLTDGKVLMVNRGWIPADGPSQTAFPKIPAPPSGRVTVTGRLMPDETTEASGIKDLKGLPDRQVMLISSEQEARRLDARVLGGYVVQTAPEPKGDTPELIGKPGEENAPLNYAYALQWWLFAAGVPVGWVILARREARDRAASQEKPAEAEPVAV, from the coding sequence GTGTACCGCTTCCTGTTGTCCCGGCAGTGGGTGATCCTCACGCTGGTCGCCCTCGTCCTCATCCCCACGATGATCAGGCTGGGCATCTGGCAGATGCACCGTTACGAGGAGCGCTCCGCCCGGAACCAGCTGGTCGCCGACGCCCTGGGCGCGAAGCCGGTGCCCGTGGAGAAGCTGACCTCCCCGGGGCACACGGTCACCACCAAGGAGCGGTACCGCACCGTGACCGCCGCGGGCCGCTTCGACACCGACCGGGAAGTCGTCGTCAGGCGGCGCGTCAACGCCGACGAAGAGGTCGGCTTCCATGTGCTCACCCCCTTCGTCCTGACGGACGGCAAGGTGCTGATGGTCAACCGCGGCTGGATCCCCGCGGACGGGCCCAGCCAGACGGCGTTCCCCAAGATCCCGGCGCCGCCGAGCGGGCGTGTCACCGTCACCGGGCGGCTGATGCCCGACGAGACGACCGAGGCGAGCGGGATCAAGGACCTCAAGGGACTTCCCGACCGGCAGGTCATGCTGATCAGCAGCGAGCAGGAGGCGCGGCGCCTCGATGCGCGGGTGCTCGGCGGGTACGTGGTGCAGACGGCGCCCGAGCCGAAGGGTGACACGCCGGAGCTGATCGGGAAGCCGGGCGAGGAGAACGCCCCGCTGAACTATGCGTACGCCCTTCAGTGGTGGCTGTTCGCCGCGGGTGTTCCCGTCGGGTGGGTGATCCTGGCCCGCCGCGAGGCCCGTGACCGGGCGGCGAGCCAGGAGAAGCCGGCGGAGGCGGAGCCGGTGGCCGTGTAG
- a CDS encoding carbon starvation CstA family protein, which produces MPASALPENGRQAPEKSRMSPRSILLWSTVSLLGAIAWGVLALARGEEISAVWLVIAALGSYAIAYRFYSRFVARRVLKPDDRRATPAERLEDGVDFQPTDRRVLLGHHFAAIAGAGPLVGPVLAAQMGYLPGTLWIVAGVIFAGAVQDMVVLFLSMRRDGKSLGQMAREEIGRVGGAAALIAVFAIMIILLGVLALVVVNALAHSPWGTFSVAMTIPIALFMGFWLHRIRPGRVVETSLIGVALLLLAIVGGSWIQESSLAGAFTLSPTTLVLCLVGYGFVASVLPVWMLLAPRDYLSTFMKIGTIALLAVGVVVAAPVLRADAVSDFASNGAGPVFAGSLFPFLFITIACGALSGFHALVASGTTPKLIQKESQVRLIGYGAMLMESFVAIMALIAAATLEPGLYYAMNAPAGLLGTTAESASQAVAGLGFTVTPDQLTQAAKAVEEQTLIARSGGAPTLAVGMSEIFSGVFGGTAMKAFWYHFAIMFEALFILTTVDAGTRVGRFMLQDMLGNVWKPIGRVNWKPGIWLCSGLVVAAWGYFLYTGATDPLGGINQLFPLFGIANQLLAAVALTVCTTVLIKSGRLRWAWVTGVPLAWVVAITFTAGWQKIFSDDPKIGFFAQRAKYADGIDDGQVLPPAKTLDDMHTVVTNSTVDGALIALFLLLVAVVIVNAAVVCVRSIRRPGSLPTTEAAYVESRIDVPEQAGEPLVGVRS; this is translated from the coding sequence ATGCCCGCATCAGCCCTGCCCGAAAACGGCCGTCAGGCGCCGGAAAAATCACGCATGTCACCTAGGTCGATCCTGCTCTGGAGCACCGTCTCCCTCCTTGGCGCGATCGCCTGGGGCGTCCTCGCGCTGGCCCGGGGTGAGGAGATCTCCGCGGTCTGGCTGGTGATCGCCGCGCTCGGCTCGTACGCCATCGCCTACCGCTTCTACTCCCGCTTCGTCGCCCGCCGCGTACTGAAGCCGGACGACCGCCGGGCGACCCCCGCCGAGCGCCTGGAGGACGGCGTCGACTTCCAGCCCACCGACCGCCGGGTGCTCCTCGGCCACCACTTCGCCGCCATCGCGGGCGCCGGGCCGCTGGTCGGTCCCGTGCTCGCGGCCCAGATGGGCTATCTGCCCGGCACGCTCTGGATCGTCGCCGGGGTGATCTTCGCCGGGGCGGTGCAGGACATGGTCGTGCTGTTCCTGTCCATGCGGCGGGACGGCAAGTCGCTGGGGCAGATGGCCCGCGAGGAGATCGGCCGGGTGGGCGGCGCGGCCGCGCTGATCGCGGTCTTCGCCATCATGATCATCCTGCTGGGGGTGCTGGCCCTGGTCGTGGTCAACGCCCTCGCCCACTCGCCGTGGGGCACCTTCTCGGTGGCCATGACCATCCCCATCGCCCTGTTCATGGGTTTCTGGCTGCACCGCATCCGCCCGGGCCGGGTCGTCGAGACCAGCCTCATCGGCGTGGCGCTGCTGCTGCTCGCGATCGTCGGCGGCAGCTGGATCCAGGAGTCCTCGCTGGCCGGCGCCTTCACCCTCAGCCCGACCACCCTCGTCCTGTGCCTCGTCGGCTACGGCTTCGTCGCCTCCGTACTCCCGGTGTGGATGCTGCTCGCCCCGCGCGACTACCTCTCCACCTTCATGAAGATCGGCACCATCGCCCTGCTCGCGGTGGGTGTCGTGGTCGCCGCCCCCGTGCTGCGCGCCGACGCGGTGAGCGACTTCGCCTCGAACGGCGCGGGCCCGGTCTTCGCCGGATCCCTCTTCCCCTTCCTGTTCATCACCATCGCGTGCGGCGCGCTCTCCGGCTTCCACGCGCTGGTCGCCTCGGGGACGACTCCGAAGCTGATCCAGAAGGAGTCCCAGGTCCGGCTGATCGGATACGGCGCGATGCTGATGGAGTCGTTCGTCGCGATCATGGCGCTGATCGCGGCGGCGACCCTGGAGCCGGGCCTGTACTACGCGATGAACGCCCCCGCAGGGCTTCTCGGTACGACGGCCGAGTCGGCGTCCCAGGCCGTGGCGGGCCTCGGCTTCACCGTCACCCCCGACCAGCTGACCCAGGCGGCCAAGGCCGTCGAGGAGCAGACGCTGATCGCTCGCTCCGGTGGCGCCCCGACCCTGGCGGTCGGCATGTCGGAGATCTTCTCCGGCGTCTTCGGCGGCACCGCGATGAAGGCATTCTGGTACCACTTCGCGATCATGTTCGAGGCGCTGTTCATCCTGACCACGGTCGACGCCGGCACCCGCGTCGGGCGCTTCATGCTCCAGGACATGCTCGGCAATGTCTGGAAGCCGATCGGCCGGGTCAACTGGAAGCCGGGCATCTGGCTGTGCAGCGGCCTCGTCGTGGCGGCCTGGGGCTACTTCCTCTACACCGGCGCCACCGACCCGCTCGGCGGAATCAACCAGCTCTTCCCGCTCTTCGGCATCGCCAACCAGCTCCTGGCGGCCGTGGCGCTGACCGTCTGCACCACGGTCCTGATCAAGTCCGGCCGGCTGCGCTGGGCCTGGGTCACCGGCGTCCCGCTCGCCTGGGTGGTCGCGATCACGTTCACCGCGGGCTGGCAGAAGATCTTCTCCGACGACCCCAAGATCGGCTTCTTCGCCCAGCGCGCCAAGTACGCCGACGGCATCGACGACGGTCAGGTCCTGCCGCCCGCCAAGACCCTCGACGACATGCACACCGTGGTCACCAACTCCACGGTCGACGGCGCTTTGATCGCGCTGTTCCTGCTGCTGGTCGCGGTCGTGATCGTCAACGCGGCGGTGGTGTGCGTCCGGTCGATACGCCGCCCCGGCTCACTGCCGACCACCGAGGCAGCGTACGTCGAGTCCCGCATCGACGTGCCCGAGCAGGCGGGCGAGCCGCTGGTGGGGGTGCGGTCGTGA
- a CDS encoding sodium:solute symporter translates to MADGAMTATFLAVIGGASLLAVTARRLHPSDRLPSLEGWALADRSLGPVWTWLLLGGTIFTAYTFAAVPGLAYGNGAPAFFAVPYTVIVCPLAFVLLSRLWSVARRHGYVTAADFVRGRYGSPPLALVVALTGILATMPYLALQLLGIRAVLTAGGVYPRGAAGDLVMVALFAGLAVATYRHGLRAPTVISALKAVAVFVSLTAVTWLVLDRLGGPGAVFDGAAERIGGPALLLTPEQQPAYATLALGSALALLMYPHVLTAGFAADGPQTLRKVAVALPAWTGLLALFGFLGIAALATGVRAPAGGAEAAVPMLVDRLMPGPLAGLVFGAITVGALVPAAVMSIAAATSFVRNVYVEYVHPTATPKRQVRIAKAVSLTAKVGAVAFVFGLRDQDAINLQLLGGVWILQIFPAVAVGLFTGRLHPRALLAGWGVGMVAGTYMVVREGFSSIVPLGSGPEIYAGLAALLLNLTVAVAGTAVLERLGVPRGADLTDLPSRLSVRRRPETGANNP, encoded by the coding sequence ATGGCCGATGGCGCCATGACCGCGACGTTCCTCGCCGTGATCGGCGGGGCGTCGCTGCTCGCCGTGACCGCGCGGCGCCTGCACCCGAGCGACCGGCTGCCCTCCCTGGAGGGCTGGGCGCTGGCCGACCGCAGCCTCGGCCCGGTGTGGACCTGGCTGCTGCTCGGCGGCACGATCTTCACCGCGTACACCTTCGCCGCCGTACCGGGCCTGGCGTACGGCAACGGCGCGCCCGCCTTCTTCGCGGTGCCGTACACGGTGATCGTCTGCCCGCTCGCCTTCGTGCTGCTGAGCCGCCTGTGGTCGGTGGCCCGCCGGCACGGCTACGTCACCGCGGCCGACTTCGTGCGCGGCCGGTACGGCTCGCCGCCGCTGGCCCTGGTGGTCGCGCTGACCGGGATCCTCGCGACGATGCCGTATCTCGCGCTGCAACTGCTCGGCATACGGGCGGTGCTGACGGCCGGGGGCGTGTATCCGCGCGGTGCGGCCGGTGATCTGGTGATGGTGGCCCTGTTCGCGGGGCTGGCCGTCGCCACCTACCGGCACGGGCTGCGCGCCCCCACCGTCATCTCCGCGCTCAAGGCCGTGGCCGTCTTCGTCTCGCTGACCGCGGTGACCTGGCTGGTCCTCGACCGGCTGGGCGGCCCGGGGGCCGTCTTCGACGGTGCGGCCGAACGCATCGGCGGCCCGGCGCTGCTCCTCACCCCCGAGCAGCAGCCCGCCTACGCCACCCTCGCCCTCGGCTCCGCGCTCGCCCTGCTGATGTACCCGCACGTGCTCACCGCCGGTTTCGCCGCCGACGGCCCGCAGACGCTGCGCAAGGTCGCCGTGGCCCTGCCCGCCTGGACCGGACTGCTCGCCCTCTTCGGCTTCCTCGGCATCGCGGCCCTGGCGACGGGCGTCCGCGCCCCGGCGGGCGGCGCCGAGGCCGCCGTACCGATGCTGGTCGACCGGCTGATGCCGGGCCCGCTGGCCGGGCTGGTGTTCGGCGCGATCACCGTCGGGGCGCTGGTCCCGGCGGCGGTGATGTCGATCGCGGCCGCCACCAGCTTCGTACGCAATGTGTACGTCGAGTACGTCCATCCGACGGCCACGCCCAAGCGGCAGGTGCGCATCGCCAAGGCCGTGTCGCTCACCGCGAAGGTGGGCGCGGTGGCGTTCGTGTTCGGGCTGCGCGACCAGGACGCCATCAACCTCCAGCTCCTCGGCGGGGTCTGGATCCTGCAGATCTTCCCGGCCGTCGCGGTGGGGCTGTTCACCGGGCGGCTGCATCCGCGGGCGCTGCTCGCCGGGTGGGGCGTGGGCATGGTGGCGGGGACCTACATGGTCGTACGGGAAGGGTTCTCGTCGATCGTGCCGCTCGGGTCCGGGCCGGAGATCTACGCCGGGCTCGCCGCCCTGCTCCTCAACCTGACCGTCGCCGTGGCCGGGACCGCGGTACTCGAACGTCTCGGCGTCCCGCGCGGCGCCGACCTCACCGATCTGCCGTCACGCCTGAGCGTCAGGCGGCGCCCCGAGACGGGAGCGAACAACCCGTGA
- a CDS encoding sigma-70 family RNA polymerase sigma factor: protein MRQHRDALRRHAAPPLGGTPVPAVPLTPAVSDPADLEREAGLARLFELHYSSMLRLAVLLGADDPENVVAEAYYQIYRKWRRLRDTEAAEAYLRSTVCNLTRMRIRHLQVARKHVEKPTDELVASAESAALLRDDQRVLIDALQQLPARQREALVLRHWLGLKEGEIAAAMGISCGSVKTHTARGLAALTQAMEARR from the coding sequence GTGAGACAGCACCGAGACGCGCTGCGTCGACATGCGGCTCCGCCGCTCGGCGGCACCCCCGTACCGGCCGTGCCCCTCACCCCCGCGGTGAGCGACCCGGCGGACCTGGAGCGCGAGGCCGGCCTGGCCCGCCTGTTCGAGCTGCACTACTCCTCGATGCTGCGCCTCGCCGTCCTGCTCGGGGCCGACGATCCGGAGAACGTGGTCGCGGAGGCCTACTACCAGATCTACCGGAAGTGGCGGCGGCTGAGGGACACCGAGGCGGCGGAGGCGTATCTGCGCTCCACCGTGTGCAATCTGACGCGGATGCGGATACGGCACCTCCAAGTGGCCCGCAAACACGTCGAGAAGCCTACGGACGAGCTCGTCGCCTCCGCCGAGAGCGCCGCGCTCCTCCGTGACGACCAGCGCGTGCTGATCGACGCGCTCCAGCAGTTGCCGGCCCGGCAGCGTGAGGCGCTGGTGCTGCGGCACTGGCTCGGGCTGAAGGAGGGTGAGATCGCCGCGGCGATGGGGATCTCCTGCGGATCCGTCAAGACCCATACGGCGCGCGGCCTCGCCGCCCTGACCCAGGCGATGGAGGCCCGGCGATGA
- a CDS encoding glycoside hydrolase family 15 protein has product MHPRIEDYALIGDEQTAALIGRDGSVDWLCLPRFDSGACFARLLGDSDNGHWRIAPAHVKGPCTRRAYRRDTLVLDTEWETDEGAIRVTDLMPQRDRAPDLVRIVEGLEGRVTVRSTLRIRFDYGSIVPWVRKSDGHRVAVAGPDSVWLRSEPHVHTWGKDFGTHAEFTVDKGQKVAFVLTWHPSHEPRPPLVDPYKALHASVRDWRKWVGHCRYDGPYRDAVVRSLITLKALTYRPTGGIVAAPTTSLPEEMGGVRNWDYRYCWLRDSTLTLNVGLSAGYRGEAEAWRDWLLRAVAGDPADLQIMYGLAGERRLPEFEVPWLSGFAGSTPVRVGNQAVEQLQLDVYGEVMDSLALARDAGLPTKPHMWAIQAALVDWLRTEWRQPDEGLWEVRGGRRHFVHSKVMVWVAADRAVRTLEKNPKLKGDLDGWRELRDEVHREVCEKGYDAERNTFTQSYGSRELDAALLLIPRVGFLPPDDPRVTGTIDAIRAELSHHGFLRRYSTDGTTVDGLPGSEGTFLACSFWLAQALHMTGRTQEARELFDRLVGLANDVGLLSEEYDPVTDRQLGNFPQAFSHIGLVNTALALFGGDGAG; this is encoded by the coding sequence GTGCACCCGCGCATCGAGGACTACGCCCTCATCGGCGACGAGCAGACGGCCGCTCTGATCGGCAGGGACGGCTCCGTCGACTGGCTCTGTCTGCCCCGCTTCGACTCGGGAGCCTGCTTCGCCAGACTCCTCGGCGACAGCGACAACGGCCACTGGCGCATCGCCCCCGCACACGTGAAGGGCCCCTGCACCCGCCGCGCCTACCGCCGCGACACCCTGGTGCTCGACACCGAGTGGGAGACCGACGAGGGCGCGATCCGCGTCACCGACCTGATGCCCCAACGCGACCGCGCCCCCGACCTCGTGCGCATCGTGGAGGGCCTCGAAGGCCGCGTCACCGTGCGCAGCACCCTGCGGATCCGCTTCGACTACGGCTCGATCGTCCCCTGGGTGCGCAAGTCCGACGGGCACCGGGTGGCCGTCGCCGGCCCCGACTCGGTCTGGCTGCGCAGCGAACCCCACGTGCACACCTGGGGCAAGGACTTCGGCACGCACGCGGAGTTCACGGTCGACAAGGGCCAGAAGGTCGCGTTCGTCCTCACCTGGCACCCCTCGCACGAGCCTCGCCCGCCGCTCGTCGACCCGTACAAGGCGTTGCACGCAAGCGTCCGGGACTGGCGGAAGTGGGTGGGGCACTGCCGCTACGACGGCCCGTACCGCGACGCCGTCGTCCGCTCCCTGATCACCCTCAAGGCCCTCACCTACCGGCCGACCGGCGGCATCGTCGCCGCCCCCACCACCTCGCTCCCCGAGGAGATGGGGGGCGTGCGCAACTGGGACTACCGCTACTGCTGGCTGCGCGACTCCACCCTCACCCTCAACGTGGGCCTGTCGGCGGGCTATCGGGGGGAAGCCGAGGCCTGGCGCGACTGGCTGCTGCGCGCGGTCGCCGGCGACCCGGCCGACCTGCAGATCATGTACGGCCTGGCGGGCGAGCGGCGGCTGCCCGAGTTCGAGGTGCCGTGGCTGTCCGGCTTCGCCGGCTCCACCCCCGTACGCGTCGGCAACCAGGCCGTGGAACAGCTGCAGTTGGACGTGTACGGCGAGGTCATGGACTCGCTGGCACTGGCCCGGGACGCCGGACTGCCCACCAAGCCGCACATGTGGGCGATCCAGGCCGCCCTCGTCGACTGGCTGCGCACGGAGTGGCGGCAGCCGGACGAGGGGCTGTGGGAGGTGCGCGGCGGCCGCCGCCACTTCGTGCACTCGAAGGTGATGGTGTGGGTGGCCGCTGACCGGGCCGTGCGCACCCTGGAGAAGAACCCGAAGCTGAAGGGCGACCTCGACGGCTGGCGCGAGCTGCGGGACGAGGTGCACCGCGAGGTGTGCGAGAAGGGCTACGACGCCGAGCGGAACACCTTCACGCAGTCCTACGGCTCCCGCGAACTCGACGCCGCGCTGCTGCTCATCCCGCGCGTGGGCTTCCTGCCGCCGGACGACCCGCGTGTCACCGGCACCATCGACGCGATCCGCGCCGAGCTCAGCCATCACGGCTTCCTACGCCGCTACAGCACCGACGGGACCACCGTCGACGGGCTGCCGGGCAGCGAGGGCACGTTCCTGGCCTGCTCGTTCTGGCTCGCGCAGGCCCTGCACATGACGGGTCGTACGCAGGAGGCACGCGAGTTGTTCGACCGGCTGGTGGGGCTCGCCAACGACGTGGGCCTGCTGTCCGAGGAGTACGACCCGGTGACCGACCGCCAGCTCGGCAACTTCCCGCAGGCCTTCAGCCACATCGGCCTGGTGAACACCGCCCTCGCCCTGTTCGGGGGCGACGGGGCAGGATAG